Proteins encoded by one window of Sphaerodactylus townsendi isolate TG3544 linkage group LG02, MPM_Stown_v2.3, whole genome shotgun sequence:
- the LG02H11orf96 gene encoding uncharacterized protein C11orf96 homolog: MMAAAAAAKPAELMGICSSYQAVMPHFVCIAEEFPQPIRPAKLPRGKLRRPRQSRFKTQPVTFDEIQEVEEEGVSPMEEEKAKKSFLQSLECLRRSTQNLSLQRDKLSGCSRLRNSLDSSDSDSTL; this comes from the coding sequence aTGATGGCAGCGGCCGCAGCAGCCAAGCCCGCCGAGCTGATGGGCATCTGCTCGAGCTACCAGGCGGTCATGCCGCACTTCGTGTGCATCGCCGAGGAGTTCCCGCAGCCCATCCGACCTGCCAAGCTGCCCAGGGGCAAACTGCGCAGACCGCGGCAGTCTCGCTTCAAGACGCAGCCGGTGACCTTCGACGAGAtccaggaggtggaggaggaaggggtCTCCCCCatggaggaagagaaagccaaGAAGTCTTTCCTGCAGTCCCTCGAGTGTCTCCGCAGGAGCACGCAGAACCTCAGCCTGCAGCGGGACAAGCTCAGCGGCTGCAGCCGCCTGAGGAACAGTTTGGACTCCAGCGACTCCGACTCGACCCTCTGA